In Zingiber officinale cultivar Zhangliang chromosome 1A, Zo_v1.1, whole genome shotgun sequence, a genomic segment contains:
- the LOC122006896 gene encoding subtilisin-like protease SBT4.10 has product MILARNPVANIQKSEAVFDSEAPLVASFSSRGPNLITPYILKPDISAPGIDILAAWSRVASVSNLPNDTRVVNYNIILGTSMACPHVTGVAVYVKSFHQNWSPAAIMSALMTTGLSKAKPMYPSAGQDQLSYGAGQLNPAKAVDPGLVYDAGASDYVQMLCDSGYNETMIRIVTGDSSSCSSSTSTGTARDLNYPSMALHVQSGKAFAAKFLRTVTNVGSARRGKYKAEVRADRRLNVVVNPSKLRFSELNEKRQFTVSVSGGPLPGYSTAPATVIWSDGKHLVRSVMVVYTDFSS; this is encoded by the exons ATGATCTTGGCCAGAAATCCTGTGGCTAACATCCAAAAAAGTGAAGCAGTTTTCGACTCCGAGGCTCCCTTGGTCGCTTCCTTCTCATCGAGAGGCCCCAATTTAATCACCCCTTACATCTTGAAG CCTGATATAAGTGCTCCAGGAATTGACATTTTGGCCGCCTGGTCACGGGTTGCATCGGTGTCAAACCTCCCCAACGACACAAGGGTCGTCAACTACAACATAATCTTGGGCACTTCCATGGCTTGCCCGCATGTAACCGGTGTCGCCGTCTACGTCAAGTCTTTCCACCAAAACTGGTCGCCGGCAGCCATCATGTCTGCGCTCATGACGACAGGTCTCTCTAAAG CCAAACCGATGTATCCTTCCGCCGGCCAAGACCAATTATCGTATGGAGCCGGCCAACTGAACCCGGCGAAGGCCGTCGACCCAGGTCTTGTCTACGACGCCGGTGCCAGTGACTACGTGCAAATGCTCTGCGACTCGGGCTACAACGAAACCATGATCAGGATCGTCACCGGCGACTCCAGTTCCTGCTCTTCCAGTACCAGTACTGGAACGGCGAGGGATCTCAATTACCCATCCATGGCCTTACATGTTCAGTCCGGCAAAGCCTTCGCTGCCAAGTTCTTGAGAACAGTGACCAACGTCGGTAGCGCCCGACGCGGCAAGTACAAGGCCGAGGTCCGGGCTGATCGCAGACTTAATGTGGTGGTGAATCCTAGTAAGTTGAGGTTTTCGGAGTTGAATGAGAAGAGACAGTTCACTGTGTCGGTTTCTGGCGGGCCATTGCCAGGGTACTCGACGGCGCCGGCGACGGTCATTTGGTCGGACGGGAAGCATCTGGTGAGGAGTGTGATGGTTGTCTACACCGATTTCTCATCTTGA
- the LOC122006915 gene encoding secreted RxLR effector protein 161-like produces MGLLRHFLGMEIYQEEEIVFICQKIYAEKILKKFNMLGCNPVSTPLIMGEKLKKEDGGKAADVTHYRSLIGNLLYLIATRPDLMYAASLLSRFMQSPSHFHLGAAKRVLRYVQGTTDLGLSFQNNHALNLVGYCDSDLGGSLDDMKSTSGYCFSFGSAKFSWLSKKQQSVAQSSAKAEYISALVATSQAIWLRRILANLGHHQIEGTVLYCDNKSAIAMAKNPVHHSRTRHIALKHHFIR; encoded by the coding sequence ATGGGTCTACTTCGACATTTCTTGGGCATggagatctaccaagaagaagagaTAGTATTTATCTGCCAAAAGATATATGCAGAAAAGATtctgaagaaattcaacatgctGGGATGCAATCCTGTCTCTACACCACTCATTATGGGGGagaaattgaaaaaggaagatGGAGGAAAAGCAGCGGATGTCACTCACTACCGTAGCCTCATTGGTAATTTGTTATACCTCATAGCAACTAGGCCTGATCTCATGTATGCTGCAAGTCTACTCTCAAGATTTATGCAGAGTCCAAGCCATTTTCATCTCGGTGCAGCAAAGCGCGTCTTACGATATGTTCAAGGGACAACCGACCTCGGTCTAAGCTTTCAAAATAATCACGCACTTAACCTTGTCGGTTATTGTGACAGTGATCTTGGTGGATCCTTAGACGACATGAAAAGCACCTCAGGGTACTGTTTCTCTTTTGGTTCAGCAAAATTCTCATGGTTGTCCAAGAAACAACAAAGTGTTGCACAATCGTCtgcgaaagccgagtacatctcaGCATTAGTAGCCACTTCACAAGCAATTTGGCTTCGAAGAATCTTAGCTAATCTCGGTCATCATCAGATTGAAGGAACCGTGCTATACTGCGACAACAAATCTGCAATCGCTATGGCTAAGAACCCAGTTCACCACAGCCGAACTCGACATATAGCACTCAAGCATCATTTCATTCGATAG